The window GCGGGGGAAATAGTCAGAACCTCCCGCATGTACGCCATGTCGGTCTCCCCGCTTTCAAAAAACGCCCTGGAAAAGATCAGTGCGGAACTCTACGAAGCCCTGGGGGGAAAAAGCGCCGGGCCGGGGAACAAATCCGATTTCCCCCGGGAAAAACTCAAGGCCCGGGACTTTACCAACAATATCAAAATCGGCGCCGAGGTTTTTGAGATTGAAACTATTAAGGGTAAAAAAACGGCGCGCCTAAGCTGGGAACAGCTTTCCAAAGTCAAAGACGATATTGGTGAAGCATCGAAATACAAGGGCCTTCGGGGTGAAATCATCCTGGAGGGCAGGTATACCCTTCTGGGGGGCGAAAAACTCGCGCTGATCCTCTCCCTGGTCCCTTCCCTGGACATAGAGGGCGCCCTGACCCGAAAATGGCCCCGTAAAGCGCAGTTTAATTCCGCCGAAGGTCTTCCCGCCCTGTTGGAAGAGCTGCCCCTCATTCTTGCCCCGGCAATTTGGCGGCCGGGGAAAAAAGATCTGGGTTTTCTCTGCCTTCTTACCGATAATAAGGGGCACTACTGGTTTACCTGTTCCCGGGGATTCCACACCAGCCTCAACGAAAGCCTGGCCAGCGTGGAAACCCTAATTGACGAGTTAGGCGCCGAGGTGGATATCGAAATTAAACACCGGGTTAACCAGATTTTCAGACGGCTTTCGGACTACCTATAAGGATCGTTATGCAGGAAGCCCCCCCCTATCACCGGTTCAAAGATTTTCTCGCCCCCGGCGCGGACCGCTACAAAATACTGGGGGATCTCCTGGAGGAATTGGGCTTTGGGTATTCATCCATAGTTTTAGGCCGGAGCGAGCACCGGCTCCGGCACTTCTTTGTGCTCCCCCACCGGGGTCAGGGTTTTCTTCCCGGAGAATATCCAACGATAGTATTAGTGGCCCATTACGACCGGGTAGCAGGCAGCCCCGGAGCTAACGATAACAGCGCTGCGGTGTTCATGCTCCTGGAAGCGGCCCTCAGGATGCGGGATGATAAACTGCGGAACTGGCTGATCATCTTTACCGATAAGGAGGAGCTTGGCCCCGGTGAAGGCATACGGGATCAGGGCTCCTACGGTTTAGCCAAGGGCCTGCGGGAAACCGCCCTTAAGGATTGCCGGTACTACATCTTCGACGCCTGCGGATCCGGGGATACGCTGATCATCTCCACCATGGCGGATCATCTGATAAAAAACGAAAATGGCCCGGGGGCGGACCATACCCGGCGGGTCGTCAAAGCCCTGCGGGACGGCGCCCTAAAAACCGCCCGGAACCTCATGATGGACCGGGTACTGCTGGTCCCCACCCCCTTCTCGGACGACGCAGGTTTCCTGCGGGCGGGCCTGGCAGCCCAAACCATCACGGTACTCCCCTCCCGGGAAGCCGCCGGTTTAGCGTCCCTTTTACGGAATAAGCCGGAATTCATCAACGCCCTGATCAGCCGGGATGCGTTACTTGCAACAAAGTTCCCGGCGCCCGAAACCTGGCGCAGTCTCAACGGCCCCGCCGACACCCCCCACCGGCTCACCCCAAAAAACTATGGCCGGGTAGTTAAATTCGCCTGTGAACTCTGCCGAACCTAGATGGCATTTTCATCATATATTTTTATTTTTCATAATGAAATCTAAATGAAATATATACTATTTGTTTTTCTTCCGCTGCATATACAATTCTATGTTCTTCATCTATTCTTCGAGACCAATAACCTTGTAAATTTGCCTTTAATGGTTCTGGTTTTCCAATTCCGTTATATGGATTCCTATCTATATCTTTTATCAAGGAATTTATTCTTTTTAATTGTTTCTTATCATTTTCTATCCAATATTGATAATCCTTCCATGCCTCGTCAGTAAAATTTTTATTCATAGTCCTGCAATTCTCTTGATTTTATTTTACCGGCTTTATGTTGAGCAATTGATTTTTTCAAATGTTCTGCGTTTGTCGTATTGGATAACAAATAATTTGTCTCCAATAAACTATTATATTCATTCACCGAAAGTAAAACCACATTTTCGTTATTTTTGCGGGTAATTATCAATGGATCGTGATCTTGAAATACTTTATCCATATAAGTCTTTAAATTTTGCCGTAAATCGGTGTATGTAATTGCATCCATATTAAAACCTCTAAGTACAAGATATTGTACTTAGAGGTTTTTGTCAATAGATTTATGGGACTATCTTTTTTGTACCAAACCAGAGCACTAACTCTTTACCCACAGTGTTGTTATTTCCCCAACGTACATTCGGTGATAATCCTTGTCGGGGTAGATCGTATCGCGGAGATCCTTGTCCAGAAACTTTGCGGGATCAAAATCATGGTCGTAAAGTCTGCGGCAGCTGATAACATCAGTAGCTTCCTTAAAACCGATAGTACCGTCTTTGAAAACGATGGGGGTAAGCCCCGTCTCAGCCGCCTTGTCAATGTCCCGGCCGGACTTGGCCCCGGCGATTCCCAAGGCTTTTTTCCAGGATTTGTCAAAAAAAGCAACGGTGTACAGCGGATTGGCGTTAACAAATTCAAAGGTATAACGCTGGGGCCGGATAAAAATAAAAGACACGTCCTTTCCCCAGAGCACTCCCAGGCCACCCCAGGAGGCGGTCATGGTGTTCCAGTTACTCGTATCGATATTCACATTTCCGGCGGTGATAAGGGTCCATCCATCACCAATCCGCGCCGCCGGCGACCCGGAAAATTCCCGTATGTTTTTTTCTACCCAGGAGCCGTCCGCAGGAATAACAGCCTTCTGCTTCATTACTTAACTCCCAAGATTTCACTGTACGCGTCCAGAGCGGCGTCCCCGGAATTGCCCGAAAGGACCTTCTTGGTAAGTATCTTCCCGAGCTGAACCCCTTCCTGATCGAAACTGTTGAGGTTCCATACAAAACCTTGGAACATAACCTTGTTTTCAAAGTGGGCCAGGAGGGCGCCTAAGGCTTTCGGATCCAGCCGCTTCCCGTAGATAAGGCTTGAGGGACGGCCTCCAAGGAATTCCTTGTTACCATTACTGTCGGCCTTACCCTTGGCAAAGGCCACGATCTGGGCCGCCAGGTTTGCCTTGAGCTTGGTCTGGCTGACCGATCCGTCCACGCTTACGTCGTCATTCCGCTGGCTGTCGGTAAAACCCACAAACTGGAGGGGCACAATATCCGTACCCTGGTGGAGGAGCTGGAAAAAGGAGTGCTGGCCGTTGGTTCCGGGTTCGCCGAAGACCACGGGGCCCGTGGAATAGTGCACCGGGGAACCGTCCCGGTTGACCCGCTTGCCGTTGGATTCCATATCAAGCTGTTGAAGGTGGGCGGGGAAACGGGACAGGCCCTGACTATAGGGCAGAATCGCGGTGTAGGGATACCCCAGGAAGTTCCGCTCCCAAACACCGATAAGGGCATCCAGCAGGGCGGCGTTTTTTAAAATATTCGGCTCCAGGGCCAGGGTATCCGCCTCGTGGGCCCCGGCGAGCAGTTCCTTAAACACCCCAGGACCAAAGGCCAGGGAGAGGATCACCCCCCCTACCCCGGATGTGGCGGAATAACGGCCGCCGATAAAATCATCGATATAGAACGAATCCAGGTAGGCAGGGTTCCGCGCCAGGGGGCTGGTCTCGCTGGTTACCGCCACGATGTGCTTACTGGGATCGAGCCCCGCCTTTTGCAGCTTATCCTTAATAAAAAGCTCGTTGGACAGGGTTTCCTGGGTGGTTCCGCTCTTGGAAACCAGCACAAAAATTGTTTCATCCAGGGGCGCCAAAGAAGCGACCTGGGAAGCGTCGTCGGGATCCACATTGGAAATAAACCGCGCCTTGAGGAAGCTCTTCCCTTCTTTTGCGGCCCAGTTTTCCAGGGCAAGGTACAAAGCCCGGGGTCCTAAATCGGAACCCCCTATGCCAATCTGAACCACGGAGCTAAAGTTTTTTCCCGTGGCGCCCTTAATTTTGCCCGCCTGAACCAGTTCGGCAAAGGTAGAGAACCGTTCCAGTTCCTGGGCGTAAAATTTGCCCAGGTCCTTGCCATCGGCGATAACCGCCTTACCCGTAACGGCAAGACCGCCCTGCCCCCGGAGGAGATGGTGCAGCACCTTCCGGTTCTCCCCGGTATTGATGATCTCCCCGTCCAGGAGCGCCTTGTACTTGCCGATAAGATCCTGCTCATCCGCCAGGGCCTGGAGAGCATCCAGTTCGGCCTTCTCCACCCCCTTGGCTGCCCAGGAATAGCTAAGCCCGCCCCCCGCAGAAACCTTGCTTGTTTTAACCCGCTCCGCACTCAGCAGAGCATTAAAATCCTTCCCTTTGTTGGGCAGGGCCGATAATTTCTTAAACGCCTCAGTTTTGTCAAAATCAACATACTTCATTTTTCTCTCCTTTAGTCTTCCAGTTCGGGAATACTTTCCTTCATGCGGTTCATAAAATCTTCTCCGCTTATCCCCTCACGGAGGCAGACAAAAACCGTATTGTCACGGCCGGAAATGGTTCCCAGCACATCGTCCAGTCCCAGGTTATCCACCGCCAGGGCAACCGCATCGGAATGCCCCGAATAGGTTTTAATTACCACTATGTTACCGGACCATTCAATAGAAATATAGCCCCGCAGGAAGTCGTGCACATAGGTCCGCTCGGTTTCCTGCCGCTCGTCATCACCGGGCAGGGAATACACATAGCCGTTATGGCCATCGGATATTTTTCCAACCTTGAGGAGCTTTAAATCCCGGGACAGGGTCGCCTGGGTAACAATAAATCCTTCTTTTTGTAAATATCCCAGCAGGGTCTCCTGGGATTCAATTCGGTATGTTTTTATCAGTTTTCGGACCGTTTTTAACCGGGACAACCGCTCTTTCACTCATATCTCCAGCAAGAATAATTATACCTAATCCTTGCATAAACATACAATGACAAACCGGAATTTGCAAGCAATTTCGGAGAAAAACGGTGCGGGAATTACTAGATAGCCGCTCCCAGGGAGCCAACTTTACCCTGTTCCAGCGCCAGAAGGTAATCCCCCCACTTGCTCGCCCATTCCCGCAGTTCCGTTACCCCAAGAGGTTTCGGCGTTTTCGATTCCGTATGCGCCGCTATTTTGGCGGCCAGGGAACGGTACACTCCGGCTTGGGCCGAATCCGGCGCCGCTTCGATGGTGGTCTTACCCTGGAGCTCGCTTTGGGTAACCGTGATCGACCGGGGCACATATTCCACCACCTGGGTCTGGGTCTGTTCTACAAAGTCATCTATAATATCTTTAGAATAGGGTGTTCCCATGGAATTAGCAATAACCCCCCCCAGGAGGGCGCCGCCGGCATTGGAGTACTTCTGTATTCCCTTGAACAGGTTATTCGCCGCATAGATTGCCATAAAATCCGAAGACGAAACGGTGAACACATGCTCGGCAATTCCTTCCCGGATAGGGACTGCAAAGCCACCGCACACCACGTCCCCCAGGACATCGTAGATGACCACATCCAGGTCCAGATCCTCAAAAACCCGCTGCTGCTTGAAGAGTTCCACCGCGGTGATAATACCCCGGCCTGCACAGCCAACCCCTGGGGCAGGCCCGCCGGCTTCCACACAATAAATCCCGTTAAAGCCCTCAAAAATAACCTCATGGGCCTTTACCACCGATTTTTCCCGTAAAGTATCAAGGACCGTGGGGATATATTTCCCATCCCTGAGGGTATTGGTGGAATCGCTCTTTGGGTCGCAGCCGAACTGCATAACCTTCAACCCCATGACAGAAAGGGCGGCGCTTAAATTAGAGGTTGTGGTAGACTTCCCTATTCCACCCTTTCCATAGATTGCTATCTGCTTGATTTTCTTTGCCAAAACAAAATTCCCCCTTTTCCATAAAATTTTACACATAACCAAAATATGTATTAATCATATATATTTAGTAGGCATTGTCAATACCCCGATTTACTTCAACAGCAATTTCGAATTCGTATCAAGAACTTAAATAGCGTACCGATACATAAAGGAAAGGGATACATGGATAATCCAAGCGCTGCTATCGGCAGCCCAAATGACGGAAAGGTAAACATCCGATTCTCAGAGGATGATATTGAAGCCTGGGCCGATTTTATACCCCCTAGAGGCAATGGCCTCCCGATAAGTAACGATTACATCCTCAAGCTGCTTGCGAAGTTCAATATTACATACGGACTCCACTGGGATACCCTCAAGGAGACCGCCCTCCAGTGCAATCTCGAGCAGAAACCCATAACGAATATACTCATCGCCATGGGAAACCCGCCGGTAAAGGAAGTTACCGAATATTTTAAAAAAAACCCCCATTTAACCGAGCAAAAAAAGCCGCTTCCCGACAAGAGCAGGAACGATCAGATCGATTACCGTACCCATTCCCCCTTTATTATTGTAAACAAGGATCAGGTCTTGGCGGTGAAGATGCCCCGCATACAAGGACGGGAAGGGAAAAACGTCCACGGTGTGGTAATGCCCTTTGGGATGAACTATCTCGAAGGGGTTACCGGGGGCGCCAATACCAGGGTTACGGAAAAATACATTCTTTCAGAGATCAACGGACAGCTGGTAGAGGCGGATAAGGTCCTAAGCGTCCAGAAAGACCTGGTGATCAAGGGTTCCGTGGGTTATTCCACGGGGAATATTATTTTTCCCGGGGATGTGCTTATAAACGGCGCCGTTTCCGATGGATTTAAGATATATTCCGGAGGATCGGTCACCATAAAGCAGACCTTTGATGTAACCGAGGTTATCACCAAGGGGGATCTGAACGTAGCCGGCGGCATCGTAGGCCGGGGCCGCGCCTTTCTGAAGGTCGGAGGCTTCCTCCGGACGAAATTTATCCAAAACTGCAATGCGGCCTGCAGAAAAATAATAAGCGTCGATACGGAGATCTCCAATTCCAGTGTCTTTACCATGGAAACCCTGGATATGGGGGAAAAGGGAAAGATACTGGGGGGCGAAGTGTACGCTATCCACGGGATCAAAGCCGGGGGAATCGGGAAAGACGCGGGAAGGGCCACCCACATCCACTGCGGGGTTGATTTTACCCTCCAGAAGGACAAGGAAAAGCATAATAATACCCTGAGGATACTGGCGGAAAAGCTGGCAAAACTCCGGGAGTTCATGGCAACCCCAAACCCGGACACGGAAAAACAGGCCAAAGTGGAAGAAGCCCTGCACCTGCTTGAGGAAGAGCAGAAAAAAACCACCGCAGAGATAGGGGATCTCATGGGGCGTATCAACACCGATGTGAACGCCACGGTGGAAGTAATCGGGGAAATCGCCCCGGGAACCCTCATCGAAATTTGTGAAATTGCCCTCTTTGTGGCGGAACCCTTGAAGCACGTCAGGATCAGGCTGGATAAGCCCGGGGGAAAGGTAATCAGCGAACCCCTCTGATGTATTGGAA of the Treponema primitia ZAS-1 genome contains:
- a CDS encoding glucose-6-phosphate isomerase → MKYVDFDKTEAFKKLSALPNKGKDFNALLSAERVKTSKVSAGGGLSYSWAAKGVEKAELDALQALADEQDLIGKYKALLDGEIINTGENRKVLHHLLRGQGGLAVTGKAVIADGKDLGKFYAQELERFSTFAELVQAGKIKGATGKNFSSVVQIGIGGSDLGPRALYLALENWAAKEGKSFLKARFISNVDPDDASQVASLAPLDETIFVLVSKSGTTQETLSNELFIKDKLQKAGLDPSKHIVAVTSETSPLARNPAYLDSFYIDDFIGGRYSATSGVGGVILSLAFGPGVFKELLAGAHEADTLALEPNILKNAALLDALIGVWERNFLGYPYTAILPYSQGLSRFPAHLQQLDMESNGKRVNRDGSPVHYSTGPVVFGEPGTNGQHSFFQLLHQGTDIVPLQFVGFTDSQRNDDVSVDGSVSQTKLKANLAAQIVAFAKGKADSNGNKEFLGGRPSSLIYGKRLDPKALGALLAHFENKVMFQGFVWNLNSFDQEGVQLGKILTKKVLSGNSGDAALDAYSEILGVK
- a CDS encoding flavin reductase, producing the protein MKQKAVIPADGSWVEKNIREFSGSPAARIGDGWTLITAGNVNIDTSNWNTMTASWGGLGVLWGKDVSFIFIRPQRYTFEFVNANPLYTVAFFDKSWKKALGIAGAKSGRDIDKAAETGLTPIVFKDGTIGFKEATDVISCRRLYDHDFDPAKFLDKDLRDTIYPDKDYHRMYVGEITTLWVKS
- the nifH gene encoding nitrogenase iron protein — translated: MAKKIKQIAIYGKGGIGKSTTTSNLSAALSVMGLKVMQFGCDPKSDSTNTLRDGKYIPTVLDTLREKSVVKAHEVIFEGFNGIYCVEAGGPAPGVGCAGRGIITAVELFKQQRVFEDLDLDVVIYDVLGDVVCGGFAVPIREGIAEHVFTVSSSDFMAIYAANNLFKGIQKYSNAGGALLGGVIANSMGTPYSKDIIDDFVEQTQTQVVEYVPRSITVTQSELQGKTTIEAAPDSAQAGVYRSLAAKIAAHTESKTPKPLGVTELREWASKWGDYLLALEQGKVGSLGAAI
- a CDS encoding arginine repressor, translating into MKERLSRLKTVRKLIKTYRIESQETLLGYLQKEGFIVTQATLSRDLKLLKVGKISDGHNGYVYSLPGDDERQETERTYVHDFLRGYISIEWSGNIVVIKTYSGHSDAVALAVDNLGLDDVLGTISGRDNTVFVCLREGISGEDFMNRMKESIPELED
- a CDS encoding type II toxin-antitoxin system Phd/YefM family antitoxin codes for the protein MDAITYTDLRQNLKTYMDKVFQDHDPLIITRKNNENVVLLSVNEYNSLLETNYLLSNTTNAEHLKKSIAQHKAGKIKSRELQDYE
- a CDS encoding DUF342 domain-containing protein; amino-acid sequence: MDNPSAAIGSPNDGKVNIRFSEDDIEAWADFIPPRGNGLPISNDYILKLLAKFNITYGLHWDTLKETALQCNLEQKPITNILIAMGNPPVKEVTEYFKKNPHLTEQKKPLPDKSRNDQIDYRTHSPFIIVNKDQVLAVKMPRIQGREGKNVHGVVMPFGMNYLEGVTGGANTRVTEKYILSEINGQLVEADKVLSVQKDLVIKGSVGYSTGNIIFPGDVLINGAVSDGFKIYSGGSVTIKQTFDVTEVITKGDLNVAGGIVGRGRAFLKVGGFLRTKFIQNCNAACRKIISVDTEISNSSVFTMETLDMGEKGKILGGEVYAIHGIKAGGIGKDAGRATHIHCGVDFTLQKDKEKHNNTLRILAEKLAKLREFMATPNPDTEKQAKVEEALHLLEEEQKKTTAEIGDLMGRINTDVNATVEVIGEIAPGTLIEICEIALFVAEPLKHVRIRLDKPGGKVISEPL
- a CDS encoding M28 family peptidase → MQEAPPYHRFKDFLAPGADRYKILGDLLEELGFGYSSIVLGRSEHRLRHFFVLPHRGQGFLPGEYPTIVLVAHYDRVAGSPGANDNSAAVFMLLEAALRMRDDKLRNWLIIFTDKEELGPGEGIRDQGSYGLAKGLRETALKDCRYYIFDACGSGDTLIISTMADHLIKNENGPGADHTRRVVKALRDGALKTARNLMMDRVLLVPTPFSDDAGFLRAGLAAQTITVLPSREAAGLASLLRNKPEFINALISRDALLATKFPAPETWRSLNGPADTPHRLTPKNYGRVVKFACELCRT
- a CDS encoding Txe/YoeB family addiction module toxin — encoded protein: MNKNFTDEAWKDYQYWIENDKKQLKRINSLIKDIDRNPYNGIGKPEPLKANLQGYWSRRIDEEHRIVYAAEEKQIVYISFRFHYEK